A genome region from Alistipes dispar includes the following:
- a CDS encoding LytR/AlgR family response regulator transcription factor: MKALLIEDETAAARNLAAVLREVAPGVQIVATLESVAESIEWLRSNPQPDLLFMDIHLADGDSFRIFGAVEVTAPVIFTTAYDRYALEAFKVSSIDYLLKPINADDVRRALEKLRRLTSGERLDYGSRVRSLAAQRQEEVFLVRVRDRIIPLQRDRIAYCYTSNEKVTACDFDGETYPLDKTLEALQALLPERDFFRANRQFIVARRAVKEIAVWFGSRLTLHLTVDTPERIVISKARVPEFKTWLRAVHPAE; this comes from the coding sequence ATGAAGGCGCTGCTTATCGAAGACGAGACCGCCGCCGCGCGGAACCTCGCCGCCGTGCTGCGGGAGGTGGCCCCCGGCGTGCAGATCGTGGCGACGCTCGAAAGCGTCGCCGAAAGCATCGAGTGGCTGCGTTCCAATCCCCAGCCCGACCTGCTGTTCATGGACATCCACCTGGCGGACGGCGATTCCTTCCGCATCTTCGGCGCCGTGGAGGTCACCGCTCCGGTCATCTTCACCACGGCCTACGACCGCTATGCGCTCGAGGCGTTCAAGGTCAGCAGCATCGACTACCTGCTCAAACCGATCAATGCCGACGACGTGCGGCGTGCGCTGGAGAAGCTGCGGAGGCTCACCTCGGGCGAACGGCTCGACTACGGCTCCCGCGTGCGGAGTCTCGCCGCGCAGCGGCAGGAAGAGGTCTTTCTGGTCCGCGTGCGCGACCGGATCATTCCCCTACAGCGCGACCGGATCGCCTACTGCTACACTTCGAACGAGAAGGTCACGGCCTGCGATTTCGACGGGGAGACCTACCCGCTCGACAAGACCCTCGAAGCGTTGCAGGCCTTGCTTCCCGAGCGCGATTTCTTCCGCGCCAACCGGCAGTTCATCGTGGCGCGCCGCGCCGTGAAGGAGATCGCCGTGTGGTTCGGCAGCCGTCTGACGCTCCATCTTACGGTCGATACCCCCGAGCGGATCGTCATTTCCAAAGCCCGCGTTCCC
- a CDS encoding histidine kinase → MRLQSRYSDVVLNLLVAVAISLVVNFSYLLLLLVEQSSEAPPRSAGEQIAERRDAGTLFVHPDGYGYLIYANGDSVYTPSRRMRWLGLEAGDRIVADLMPPRNAEGHPVLERVRTLNDAEYDYSALYNRTSRWTELLLQLVFYLIMSFVMLSILTSSRRNYSMARYVRRCLWCIAAAVGLYCVAPVTEWHSGRIVMNFMGGRMFDYMLLLKCSFAVVVSLLYSRIYVLISQRQAVVVENERLKNENLTTRYNLLVGQINPHFFFNSLNSLAMLVRERQDDKALVYIDQLSYTFRYIIQNGQSTLMTLGEELKFAEAYSYLFKIRYADKLFFDIAVDARYFDWRLPALSLQPLIGNAVKHNTITRSNPLHVSIRVENGILEVSNPRRPKLEPEPSTGIGLENLRNRWQLITGRDIAILSTEERFTVRLPLLNPDKP, encoded by the coding sequence ATGCGGCTGCAATCCCGATATTCCGACGTCGTGCTGAACCTGCTGGTTGCCGTGGCGATCAGCCTGGTGGTCAATTTCTCGTACCTGCTCCTGCTGCTCGTCGAGCAGAGCAGCGAGGCGCCGCCGCGTTCCGCCGGCGAGCAGATCGCCGAACGGCGCGACGCGGGTACGCTTTTCGTGCATCCCGACGGATACGGGTATCTGATCTACGCCAACGGCGACAGCGTCTATACCCCCTCGCGGCGTATGCGCTGGCTGGGGCTCGAGGCGGGCGACCGGATCGTGGCCGATCTGATGCCGCCCCGCAACGCCGAAGGACATCCCGTGCTGGAGCGGGTGCGGACGCTCAACGATGCGGAATATGATTACAGTGCCCTCTACAACCGCACTTCGCGGTGGACGGAGCTGCTGCTGCAACTGGTCTTCTACCTCATCATGTCGTTCGTGATGCTCTCGATCCTCACCTCGTCGCGCCGGAACTATTCGATGGCCCGCTACGTGCGCCGCTGCCTGTGGTGCATCGCCGCGGCCGTTGGGCTATACTGCGTGGCTCCCGTCACGGAATGGCATTCCGGGCGGATCGTGATGAACTTCATGGGCGGCCGCATGTTCGACTACATGCTGCTGCTCAAATGTTCGTTCGCCGTGGTCGTCTCGCTGCTGTACAGTCGCATCTACGTGCTCATCTCGCAGCGGCAGGCCGTCGTCGTGGAGAACGAGCGGCTCAAGAACGAGAATCTCACCACGCGCTACAATCTGCTCGTCGGGCAGATCAACCCCCATTTCTTCTTCAACTCGCTCAACTCGCTGGCGATGCTCGTGCGCGAGCGGCAGGACGACAAGGCGCTCGTTTACATCGACCAGCTCTCCTACACGTTCCGCTACATCATCCAGAACGGCCAGAGCACGCTCATGACGCTCGGCGAGGAACTCAAATTCGCCGAGGCGTACAGTTACTTGTTCAAGATCCGCTATGCCGACAAACTCTTCTTCGACATCGCGGTCGATGCGCGCTACTTCGACTGGCGGCTGCCGGCGCTCTCGCTCCAGCCGCTGATCGGCAACGCCGTCAAACACAACACCATCACGCGCAGCAATCCGCTCCATGTCTCGATCCGCGTGGAGAACGGCATACTGGAGGTCTCGAATCCCCGGCGTCCCAAGCTCGAACCCGAGCCCTCGACCGGTATCGGACTGGAGAACCTGCGCAACCGCTGGCAGCTTATCACGGGGCGTGACATCGCCATTCTCTCGACGGAGGAACGGTTCACCGTGCGGCTGCCGCTGCTCAATCCCGACAAGCCATGA
- a CDS encoding gamma carbonic anhydrase family protein has translation MALIREVRGHTPVIGENTFLAETAVILGDVTIGRDCSIWYNAVLRGDVNKIVIGDRTNIQDGAVLHTIYDKAKHPSQTIIGNDVSVGHNAVVHGARIGDNCLIGMGAILLDNAVIPSGCIIAAGALVLSNAQLEPDSLYAGVPAKRIRAVTPEQREEIVLRTARDYMHYASWFRDGAAEGEPEK, from the coding sequence ATGGCATTGATCAGAGAAGTGCGGGGACATACCCCCGTGATCGGAGAAAATACGTTTCTGGCCGAGACGGCCGTGATCCTGGGCGACGTGACGATCGGGCGCGACTGTTCGATCTGGTACAACGCCGTCCTGCGGGGCGACGTGAACAAGATCGTCATCGGCGACCGCACGAACATTCAGGACGGCGCGGTGCTCCACACCATCTACGACAAGGCGAAGCATCCGTCGCAGACGATCATCGGCAACGACGTCTCGGTGGGCCACAACGCCGTGGTGCACGGCGCGCGCATCGGCGACAACTGTCTGATCGGCATGGGCGCCATTCTGCTCGACAACGCCGTCATCCCGTCGGGCTGCATCATCGCCGCCGGGGCGCTGGTGCTCTCCAATGCACAACTGGAACCCGACTCGCTTTACGCGGGCGTTCCGGCCAAGCGGATCCGGGCGGTGACCCCCGAGCAGCGCGAGGAGATCGTGCTCCGCACGGCACGCGACTACATGCACTACGCCTCGTGGTTCCGGGACGGAGCGGCCGAAGGCGAACCGGAGAAATAA
- the mazG gene encoding nucleoside triphosphate pyrophosphohydrolase, with protein MEDKRLEATARLLEVMNTLRRECPWDREQTFDSLRSNTIEETYELADAITAHNMEGIKEELGDLLLHVVFYSKLGEEQGAFDFGNVANALCDKLIYRHPHVYGDIHANTPDEVKENWEALKLRKKNRKSGTLGGVPRSLPALVKAFRVGEKAAGAGFDWQRKEDVWAKVKEEIAEVEAEMRAGRREELEGEFGDLFFALVNAARLYGVDPESALARTNEKFIRRFNYMEEQAAAQGSSLHDLSLDQMEALWQEAKKEE; from the coding sequence ATGGAAGACAAACGTTTGGAAGCCACGGCACGCCTGCTGGAGGTGATGAACACGCTCCGCCGCGAATGTCCGTGGGACCGGGAACAGACTTTCGACTCGCTACGCAGCAACACGATCGAGGAGACCTACGAACTGGCCGATGCCATCACGGCGCACAATATGGAGGGAATCAAGGAGGAGCTGGGCGACTTGCTGCTGCATGTGGTTTTCTATTCGAAGCTGGGCGAGGAACAGGGCGCGTTCGATTTCGGGAATGTGGCCAATGCCTTGTGCGACAAGCTGATCTATCGCCATCCGCACGTTTACGGCGACATCCACGCCAATACGCCCGACGAGGTGAAGGAGAACTGGGAGGCGCTCAAGCTGCGCAAGAAGAACCGCAAGAGCGGCACGCTCGGCGGCGTTCCCCGCTCGCTTCCGGCGCTGGTGAAGGCGTTCCGCGTGGGCGAGAAGGCCGCCGGGGCAGGGTTCGACTGGCAGCGCAAAGAGGATGTCTGGGCGAAGGTGAAGGAGGAGATCGCCGAGGTCGAGGCGGAGATGCGCGCGGGCCGCAGGGAGGAGCTCGAAGGAGAGTTCGGGGACCTGTTCTTCGCCCTCGTGAATGCCGCACGGCTCTACGGCGTGGATCCCGAATCGGCGCTGGCACGCACGAACGAGAAATTCATCCGTCGCTTCAATTATATGGAGGAACAGGCTGCCGCACAGGGAAGTTCGCTGCACGACCTCTCGCTCGACCAGATGGAGGCTCTGTGGCAGGAAGCCAAAAAAGAAGAATAA
- a CDS encoding beta-N-acetylhexosaminidase produces MKRLSLALALLCAVSVSAQPGPGRTTFREGVFPFDSRTTLTADEALRPIADYAAEYLRCPVRQDHSGDGTVALVLDASGDIPAEGYRLEIAPDHIVVRSGDYGGAFNGVQALFRLLPPAIYGKRGLPEGTVIACAETHDAPRFAFRGMMLDVARTWMDADAVKRYIDLLSYHNINKLHLHLTDDEGWRIEIRSHPELAEVGGFRGGDSPVKAIYGKWFERYGGYYTQEEMRDIVRYAAVRNIEVIPEIDLPGHSRTVGTVHPEIRCAYAADTAATAGYDYRNAWCVAREENYELLGDILGEICGLFPSEYIHIGGDEVDMSQWKRCPDCRALMARMGTDDPHRLEDLFLERLADILREHGKRPAVWNEAVRTGAFSHDCRVNGWESTKACLDATAKGYRTVVMPGEYFYFDMRQSPNEPGHQWAAIFDARKVYSFDFAEAGFSAAQMRRVEGLQGAFFSELYVAHEPEKPDYLDYMLFPRVCALARIAWSGNDEGWDAYYKELREEHYPRMTAMGIRFRLTPPQVRYADGMLTAATDDGSRIRVVRDDRPDEESDYTAPVETSEPHRYRFRSERGTGRSPYAAHDSRYRTIRPAVTLTSSIRESAKFPYSNVDTYKGYAYTSRTGRKGDWVLYTFDEPVSCREMLLRTGYSHLTKMQFVTGYAEVSYDGRTFERAGELDEGAILLRPERPVKAVRLVCTSDGNGTPIVVVMPPEIKPVL; encoded by the coding sequence ATGAAACGACTCTCTCTGGCGCTGGCGCTGCTTTGCGCCGTTTCCGTCTCCGCACAGCCCGGCCCGGGGCGCACGACCTTCCGCGAAGGGGTCTTCCCGTTCGATTCCCGCACGACGCTCACGGCCGACGAGGCCTTGCGTCCGATAGCGGATTATGCCGCGGAATACCTCCGCTGCCCGGTGCGGCAGGACCACTCGGGCGACGGCACCGTGGCACTCGTGCTCGACGCTTCCGGCGACATCCCGGCCGAAGGATACCGTCTCGAAATCGCCCCCGACCACATCGTCGTCCGCAGCGGCGACTACGGCGGGGCCTTCAACGGCGTGCAGGCGCTCTTCCGGCTGCTGCCGCCCGCAATCTACGGGAAGCGCGGCCTGCCCGAAGGGACCGTGATCGCCTGTGCGGAAACGCATGACGCCCCGCGCTTCGCATTCCGCGGAATGATGCTCGACGTGGCCCGGACGTGGATGGATGCGGATGCGGTAAAGCGTTATATAGACCTGCTTTCATACCACAATATCAACAAACTGCATCTTCATCTCACGGACGACGAAGGATGGCGCATCGAGATCCGTTCCCACCCCGAACTGGCCGAGGTCGGCGGATTCCGCGGCGGCGATTCGCCCGTGAAGGCCATCTACGGCAAATGGTTCGAACGTTACGGCGGCTACTACACGCAGGAGGAGATGCGCGACATCGTCCGCTATGCCGCCGTCCGCAACATCGAGGTGATCCCCGAGATCGACCTCCCGGGGCACAGCCGCACGGTCGGGACGGTGCATCCCGAAATCCGCTGCGCCTACGCCGCCGACACGGCAGCCACCGCCGGATACGACTACCGCAACGCCTGGTGCGTGGCGCGCGAGGAGAACTACGAGCTGCTCGGGGATATTCTGGGCGAAATCTGCGGGCTCTTCCCGTCGGAATACATCCATATCGGCGGCGACGAGGTGGACATGTCGCAGTGGAAGCGCTGCCCGGACTGCCGGGCGCTCATGGCCCGGATGGGAACGGACGACCCGCACCGGCTGGAGGACCTCTTCCTGGAGCGGCTCGCGGATATCCTGCGCGAGCACGGCAAGCGGCCCGCCGTCTGGAACGAAGCCGTGCGCACGGGCGCCTTTTCGCACGACTGCCGCGTGAACGGCTGGGAGAGCACGAAGGCGTGCCTCGATGCCACGGCCAAAGGCTACCGGACCGTCGTGATGCCGGGCGAGTATTTCTATTTCGACATGCGGCAGTCGCCGAACGAGCCGGGCCACCAGTGGGCGGCGATCTTCGACGCCCGGAAGGTCTATTCGTTCGACTTCGCCGAAGCCGGATTCTCCGCCGCGCAGATGCGCCGCGTCGAGGGTTTGCAGGGGGCTTTTTTCAGCGAGCTCTACGTGGCGCACGAGCCGGAGAAGCCCGACTACCTCGACTACATGCTCTTCCCGCGGGTCTGCGCGCTGGCACGGATCGCCTGGAGCGGCAACGACGAGGGGTGGGACGCATACTATAAGGAGCTGCGCGAGGAACACTATCCCCGCATGACAGCCATGGGCATCCGCTTCCGTCTGACTCCGCCGCAGGTACGCTACGCCGACGGGATGCTGACGGCGGCGACCGACGACGGCTCGCGCATCCGCGTCGTGCGCGATGACCGTCCGGACGAGGAGTCCGACTACACGGCCCCGGTGGAGACCTCCGAGCCGCACCGCTACCGTTTCCGCTCGGAGCGGGGGACGGGACGCAGTCCCTATGCGGCCCACGATTCCCGCTACCGCACGATCCGGCCCGCCGTGACGCTCACCTCCTCGATCCGCGAGAGTGCGAAGTTCCCCTATTCGAACGTGGACACCTACAAAGGCTACGCCTACACGAGCCGCACCGGACGTAAGGGGGATTGGGTGCTCTATACCTTCGACGAACCGGTTTCCTGCCGCGAGATGCTGCTCCGCACGGGTTATTCGCACCTGACGAAGATGCAGTTCGTGACCGGGTATGCCGAGGTGTCGTACGACGGCCGGACGTTCGAACGCGCCGGGGAGCTCGACGAAGGCGCCATCCTGCTGCGCCCCGAACGGCCCGTGAAGGCCGTGCGACTGGTCTGCACCTCGGACGGCAACGGCACGCCGATCGTCGTGGTGATGCCCCCGGAGATCAAGCCGGTGCTGTAA
- the pheT gene encoding phenylalanine--tRNA ligase subunit beta, with the protein MNISYNWLKRYLPTELPAGEIARILTDIGLEVEGFEKIETVRGGLQGVVVAEVLTCTDHPDSDHLHLTTVDVGSGEPLQIVCGAPNCRAGLKVLCATVGAVLYPGGGEEEFKIKRSKIRGVESLGMLCAEDELGIGTAHDGIMELPSDAPVGMAAREYLHIEDDYLIQIGLTPNRVDAASHIGVARDLAAYLRSRGERIEVQWPDVSAFAPDNRDLPVKIRVENTEAAPRYAGVTVTGCKIGPSPEWMQNCLRAAGIHPKNNLVDITNFVLFELGQPLHAFDAAKIEGREVVVRTCADGTPFVTLDGVERKLTSQDLMICSAERPMCIAGVFGGLDSGIGDGTTDVFIESAYFNPVWVRKTAKRFGLNTDSSFRFERGADPNLQVYAAKRAALLMKELAGGTISSDVTDIYPAPIGDFVFDVSLRRINALIGKEIPEETLRRIIGALEVKILAEKGDGELTVAVPPYRVDVRREADLVEEILRIYGYNNVELPAHVRSTLSYAPRPDRNRLMNLAADFLSANGFTEIMSNSLTKGAYYEGLTSCPAERCVRILNPLSADLNVMRQTLLFNMLEAVALNVNRKNGDLKLYEFGNCYFYDEAKRSEADRLAPYSEEYRLAIAVTGVSTPHSWNTKPGKASFFTLRAVAEKLLRRFGIDIYALETETLESDLFSEGLTMALNGRELLRIGSVAPAIRRRTDLKQEVYFLEMNFDVLVRSTRKHRIVAAELSKFPEVKRDLALLIDKRVTFSELRDAAFAAERKLLRSVSLFDVYEGDKLPEGKKSYALSFVLEDKTRTLDEKTIERVMGNLVRQFEQRCGAQVRA; encoded by the coding sequence ATGAACATTTCGTATAATTGGCTCAAACGCTATCTTCCGACCGAGCTTCCGGCCGGGGAGATCGCCCGGATCCTGACCGACATCGGGCTGGAGGTCGAGGGCTTCGAGAAGATCGAGACCGTCCGCGGCGGCCTGCAAGGGGTCGTCGTGGCCGAGGTGCTGACCTGCACAGACCATCCCGATTCGGACCACCTGCACCTGACGACGGTGGACGTCGGCTCCGGAGAGCCGCTGCAGATCGTCTGCGGGGCGCCGAACTGCCGTGCCGGGCTGAAGGTGCTCTGCGCCACGGTGGGCGCGGTGCTCTATCCCGGCGGCGGGGAGGAGGAGTTCAAAATCAAGCGGTCGAAGATCCGCGGCGTCGAGTCGCTCGGCATGCTCTGCGCCGAGGACGAGCTGGGTATCGGCACGGCGCACGACGGCATCATGGAGCTGCCTTCCGACGCTCCGGTGGGCATGGCCGCCCGGGAATACCTGCATATCGAGGACGACTACCTGATTCAGATCGGACTGACGCCCAACCGCGTGGATGCGGCGTCGCATATCGGCGTGGCGCGCGACCTGGCGGCCTACCTCCGCAGCCGCGGCGAGCGGATCGAGGTGCAGTGGCCCGACGTCTCGGCCTTCGCTCCGGACAACCGCGACCTGCCGGTGAAGATCCGTGTCGAGAACACGGAGGCCGCGCCCCGCTATGCGGGCGTGACGGTCACGGGCTGCAAGATCGGCCCTTCGCCCGAGTGGATGCAGAACTGCCTGCGCGCCGCGGGCATCCATCCCAAGAATAACCTGGTGGACATCACCAATTTCGTGCTTTTCGAGCTGGGCCAGCCCCTGCACGCCTTCGACGCCGCGAAGATCGAGGGCCGCGAGGTCGTCGTCCGCACCTGCGCCGACGGCACGCCCTTCGTGACGCTCGACGGCGTGGAACGCAAACTCACGTCGCAGGACCTGATGATTTGTTCGGCCGAGCGCCCCATGTGCATCGCGGGCGTCTTCGGCGGGCTGGATTCGGGCATCGGCGACGGGACGACCGACGTCTTCATCGAGAGCGCTTATTTCAATCCCGTGTGGGTGCGCAAGACGGCCAAGCGCTTCGGGCTGAACACCGACTCCTCGTTCCGCTTCGAGCGCGGCGCGGATCCCAACCTGCAGGTCTATGCCGCCAAGCGCGCCGCGCTGCTGATGAAGGAACTGGCCGGCGGTACGATTTCGAGCGACGTCACGGACATCTACCCCGCCCCGATCGGCGATTTCGTCTTCGACGTCTCGCTGCGGCGGATCAACGCCCTGATCGGCAAGGAGATTCCCGAGGAGACGCTGCGGCGGATCATCGGCGCGCTCGAGGTGAAGATACTCGCCGAGAAGGGCGACGGGGAACTGACCGTGGCCGTGCCGCCCTACCGCGTGGACGTGCGGCGCGAGGCCGACCTGGTGGAGGAGATTCTCCGAATCTACGGCTACAACAACGTCGAGTTGCCCGCACACGTGCGTTCGACGCTCTCCTACGCTCCCCGTCCCGATAGGAACCGCCTGATGAATCTCGCGGCAGATTTCCTTTCGGCCAACGGCTTCACGGAGATCATGTCCAACTCGCTCACGAAGGGCGCCTACTACGAGGGGCTGACCTCCTGCCCCGCGGAGCGCTGCGTGCGCATCCTCAATCCGTTGAGCGCCGATCTGAACGTCATGCGGCAGACGCTGTTGTTCAACATGCTGGAGGCCGTGGCGCTGAACGTCAATCGCAAGAACGGCGACCTGAAACTCTATGAATTCGGCAACTGCTACTTCTACGACGAGGCGAAGCGCTCCGAAGCCGACCGGCTGGCGCCCTACTCCGAGGAGTACCGGCTGGCGATCGCCGTGACGGGGGTCTCCACGCCGCATTCGTGGAATACGAAACCCGGGAAGGCGTCGTTCTTCACCCTGCGCGCCGTGGCCGAGAAACTCCTGCGCCGCTTCGGCATCGACATCTATGCGCTGGAGACGGAGACGCTCGAAAGCGATCTCTTCTCCGAAGGGCTGACGATGGCGCTCAACGGCCGGGAGCTGCTCCGGATCGGCTCGGTGGCCCCGGCTATCCGCCGCCGGACGGACCTCAAGCAGGAGGTTTACTTTCTGGAGATGAATTTCGACGTCCTCGTGCGTTCGACCCGGAAACACCGCATCGTCGCCGCGGAGCTGTCGAAGTTCCCCGAGGTGAAGCGCGATCTGGCGCTGCTGATCGACAAACGGGTAACCTTCTCGGAGCTGCGCGACGCGGCCTTCGCCGCCGAACGCAAACTGCTGCGGAGCGTCTCGCTCTTCGACGTCTATGAGGGCGACAAGCTCCCCGAGGGCAAGAAGTCCTATGCGCTGAGTTTCGTGCTGGAGGACAAGACCCGCACGCTGGACGAGAAGACCATCGAGCGTGTCATGGGGAACCTCGTCCGGCAGTTCGAACAGCGCTGCGGCGCGCAGGTCCGGGCCTGA
- a CDS encoding DMT family transporter — MWLSLAFLSAALLGLYDVAKKKSLSGNAVLPVLLLNTLFSSLLFLPAILSAELGLGWFDSTPLAASRGTAEAHALVAVKSVIVLTSWIFGYFGMKHLPLTIVGPVNATRPVLVLVGALAVFGERLNGFQWIGVALALTSLVLLSRSGRREGVDFRHNVWILCLAAAAVTGAASGLYDKYIMTRLDPAFVQSWYNLYQLGMMAVVTALLWLPRRAASPFRWSWAIPLISVFLSAADFAYFCALREPDAMISVVSMVRRGSVVVSFLCGALLFGERNLRAKAVDLGFVLLGMLFLWLGSR; from the coding sequence ATGTGGCTTTCGCTCGCCTTTCTGTCGGCCGCTCTGCTGGGGCTTTACGACGTCGCCAAGAAGAAGTCGCTCTCCGGCAACGCCGTGCTGCCGGTGCTGCTGCTCAACACGCTCTTCTCGTCGCTGCTGTTTCTGCCGGCGATTCTCTCCGCGGAGCTCGGTCTCGGATGGTTCGATTCGACGCCGCTGGCTGCCTCGCGGGGTACGGCCGAAGCTCATGCGCTGGTCGCGGTGAAGTCCGTCATCGTCCTCACTTCGTGGATTTTCGGATACTTCGGTATGAAGCATCTGCCCCTTACGATCGTGGGGCCGGTCAATGCCACACGCCCGGTGTTGGTGCTCGTCGGTGCGCTGGCCGTCTTCGGCGAGCGGCTCAACGGGTTCCAGTGGATCGGCGTGGCGCTGGCGCTGACGTCGCTCGTGCTCCTGAGCCGCTCGGGCCGCCGTGAAGGGGTCGATTTCCGGCACAACGTCTGGATTCTCTGCCTCGCGGCGGCGGCCGTGACGGGAGCTGCCAGCGGCCTGTACGACAAATACATCATGACGCGGCTCGATCCGGCCTTCGTGCAGAGCTGGTACAATCTCTATCAGTTGGGCATGATGGCCGTCGTCACGGCGCTGCTCTGGCTGCCGCGCCGCGCGGCTTCGCCTTTCCGCTGGAGCTGGGCCATTCCGCTGATTTCGGTCTTTCTCTCGGCTGCCGATTTCGCCTATTTCTGCGCCCTGCGCGAGCCGGACGCGATGATCTCGGTCGTCTCGATGGTCCGCCGCGGGTCGGTCGTCGTGTCGTTTCTCTGCGGAGCGCTGCTCTTCGGCGAGAGGAACCTGCGCGCGAAGGCCGTCGATCTGGGCTTCGTCCTTCTCGGCATGCTCTTCCTCTGGCTGGGGTCGCGGTAG
- the lysA gene encoding diaminopimelate decarboxylase, producing the protein MLSRHIASKLRGFETPFYLYDTALLRQTLESVVYESNKYGYKVHYAIKANYDDHLLAIIREYGLGIDCASGNELRKAVEAGFDPRGIVYAGVGKRDKELRYAISQGILAINCESIEELEVVDALSAEAGAVTDVALRINPDIDPRTNHCIDTGQADSKFGISYEEVLEHAARIKSLTHVNVVGVHLHIGSQIRELHVFENMCRKVNVIVRNLEGLGFSFRFVDVGGGLGVNYDVPENEPIPNFASLFSIVHNHLDIGGKEVHFEFGRSIVAECGELITRVLFNKTTATGRKLAIVDASMTELIRPALYGSYHNIENITSEEETSDKYTVVGTACESTDVFDENVSLRRTRRGDLLSIKSAGAYGMSMASRYNLHDLPGAVYSDEL; encoded by the coding sequence ATGTTAAGCAGGCACATCGCATCCAAGCTCCGGGGCTTCGAGACCCCGTTCTATCTCTACGACACGGCGCTGCTGCGCCAGACCCTCGAAAGCGTCGTTTACGAATCGAACAAATACGGCTACAAGGTCCACTACGCCATCAAGGCCAATTACGACGATCACCTGCTGGCGATCATCCGCGAGTACGGGCTGGGCATCGACTGCGCTTCGGGCAACGAGTTGCGCAAGGCCGTCGAGGCGGGTTTCGATCCCCGGGGAATCGTTTACGCCGGCGTGGGCAAGCGTGACAAGGAGCTGCGCTACGCCATCTCGCAGGGTATTCTGGCGATCAACTGCGAGTCGATCGAGGAGCTGGAGGTCGTGGATGCGCTCTCGGCGGAGGCGGGCGCCGTGACCGACGTCGCGCTGCGTATCAACCCGGACATCGACCCCCGCACGAACCACTGCATCGACACGGGACAGGCCGACAGCAAGTTCGGCATTTCGTACGAGGAGGTGCTCGAGCACGCCGCGCGGATCAAGTCCCTGACCCATGTGAACGTCGTCGGCGTCCATCTCCACATCGGTTCGCAGATCCGCGAACTGCATGTCTTCGAGAACATGTGCCGCAAGGTCAATGTGATCGTCCGCAACCTCGAGGGACTGGGTTTCTCGTTCCGCTTCGTGGACGTGGGCGGCGGCCTGGGCGTCAACTACGACGTACCGGAGAACGAGCCGATCCCCAACTTCGCTTCGCTGTTCTCCATCGTCCACAATCATCTCGACATCGGCGGCAAGGAGGTGCACTTCGAGTTCGGCCGTTCGATCGTGGCCGAATGCGGCGAGCTCATCACGCGCGTGCTGTTCAACAAAACCACCGCTACGGGGCGCAAACTGGCCATCGTGGACGCCTCGATGACCGAGCTGATCCGTCCGGCGCTCTACGGTTCGTACCACAACATCGAGAATATCACCTCCGAAGAGGAGACCTCGGACAAATACACCGTCGTCGGCACGGCCTGCGAATCGACGGACGTGTTCGACGAGAACGTGAGCCTGCGCAGAACGCGCCGCGGCGACCTGCTCTCGATCAAGTCGGCCGGAGCCTACGGCATGTCGATGGCTTCGCGCTATAACCTCCACGACCTGCCCGGCGCCGTTTACAGCGACGAGCTGTAG